The genomic window acacgcagagtaaatcatgtgaaatgccaggctgggagaaatatcaataaactgagatatgcagaagataccactctaatggcagaaaataaaaaggttctaaagagcctcttgatgaaggtgaaagaggagtagaaaagctggtttaaaactcaacattccaaaaatgaagattatggcatccagtcccactgcttcatagcaaatagatggggaaaatatggaaacagtgaaatacttttttttttttttggttggcgGCGGGGGGGggatgctccaaaatcactgcagatggtgactgcagccatgaaattaaaagactcttgctccttggaagaaaagctgtgacaaacctacacagcatattaaaaagcagacatcactttgctgacaaaggtccatatagtcaaagctatagttattccagtagtcatgtatggatttgagagttggaagaaagaaagttgaggcccgaataattgatgcttttgaactgtggtgttggagaagacacttgagagtcctttgtactgcaaggagatgaaaccagtcaatcctaaagtaaatcagtcttgaatattcattggaaggactgatgctaaagctccaatgctttggccaccttgtgtAAAGAGCCAAATGATTgggaaagaacctgatgctggaaaaggttgaaggctggaggagaagggggtaatatgatgagatggttggatgccatcactgactcagtggacatgagtttgaacaaactctgggagatggtgaaggacaggaaaggctggcatgctgcagtccatggggtcaaaaagagttagacacagttgaacgactgaacaacaattcaaaAATTACTTTGGTCTTCCacctaaaatgaaaacatattgacCTGACATGAATATCCCTCCACAAAATGGTCACCACCTGATTCTAGTATTATCTCATATGGCAAATTTATCCATTCTCATTGTTTCAATGAATCACCCATAACTGATGAATCCAAATCTATAGTCACATCCCAGATTTCTCTTCCATGTGTTTTACAGCAGTATCTTATTGAAATCGAATAAGTAAAACACATGTCTTTTACTCATCATGTTAATTTATATCATATTGtcttcttcctgtttttccaTGTTCCCTCTTCAAGAGTTTTTCCTAGATactaaaataatttccaaaattcttaaaatgagaGCATGACATTATGCCAGTAAGATGGCATAATAAGAAGCCCCCAGCCCTAGTTCTGCAGGAGAATTACAGATTTGACAATCATCTATAGATAAAAGTACCTTTGTGGGAGCTGCAGGATCTAATTTGTAAGGGTACTACACACCAGTGGAGACAGTCTGAGGAACGAAGTTTGAGAAAGCAGGCCAACACCTCAGTAGCAGGCCCACCAACCGTGGACCTAACTGCAGACACAAACGCTGCCCTATCCTCCTGCAGACCTGGCTGTAGTCCTGCTTATCCTTGGTTTTCTTACCAGTTCTGACCTTAAATGGATTTAGCCGTAGCCACACTTAAACTAACCCCAGTAATAAGTTCCCAAGCCATAGTCCTGACTGAAAACTTTGAAGCAGTCCCATGATCAAGCACCAGCTCAACTTTATCATGGTCTTGGAAACAGTAACATCTATCCAGGATGAACTATGCCCACTTATATCCCTATTAACAAGGGTATCAGACCTGATATCAACCATAGACCCTACTACAGACAGAGATGCAGCCCTGTGACCCAGCTCCAGGCTCACTTGACTGCAATCCTGGAGGTAGTACTGGTTGTCTAAGAATCCAACAGGAGAGGGTCAATACCTGCCAAAATCATCTGTAAAGACTGGAAGAGGGGACATGCTCCTTCAAATGCACAAAAACAAATGCAAGTCTAAAAGAATAATGAAGAATCAGGCAAAAATGATACATCCAAGGAAAGCAAAAAAGCTTCAGAAAccaaccctaaaaaaaaaaaaaaaaaaaaaaaaaacagagatccAAGAACTATTTGacaaagaattccaaaaaaataccTTAAAAGAGCTCAATGAGCTGCAGACAAACAAGTGAAAGCAGGAAAATGACACATGAACAAAGTGAGAAATTCAGTACAGAAAGAAAAACCATTCAAGAAGAATGGTAACCAGAATCTTACTGCTAAGAATAAATATATgcagtatatatattatatatatatagtatatatacagtatatatatcaTAGATTATTATATACTGTAATTGTGGCATGTAAGTCACTTTTAATACTAGCATATacattaaaagacaaaagtagcaGAATAACTGTAACCactgatgtttttaaataaaaacacaatacaaaaataagtaaaatctgACATCAATTATATAAAAGGGAAGTAACATGTAAAATTTCTGCACACAATTGTCTTAAGTTATGAACTTAAAAGGGActgctataatttttaaatgttgatacaAATCCTATGGTAAAGATAAAACATAGTAGGTACACAAAAGAGACCAGAAAACAATCAAAGAATACAGCTGTAAAAATTTCATAAAACCACAAAGAAAGACAAGACATAAATAAGAGAGCTACAAAACAGacagaaagtattttttaaaatgaccagGGTAACTCCTTACCAtgctatcaataattactttgaatgtaaatggactaaactTCATAATCAAAAAAGAGTagctgaatgaattaaaaaaataagactcaAGTATATGTCACCTACAAGAGATTTACTTTAGATTTAAGGACACACAAAGGCTGAAAGTGAAGGGGTGAGGAAAGGCATTCCAAGCAAATGATAACCAAAGAGAGAGGTAGctatatttatattagaaaaatacacTTCAAGTCAAAAATTAtcataagagacaaagaaagtcaTTGTATAATGATGAAAGTGTCAATTTGTCAGGAAAATATAGCAATTATATATATACccaatagagttggacacgactgaagcgacttagcagcagcagcagcagcaatgtcaaaGTACCTAAGTATACAAAGCAAATGGTGACAGATCTAATGGAAGAAATTGATagcaatacaataatagtaggaaacTTCCATACCCCACTCTCTAAATGAATAGTTATCTAGAAAATCAAAAAGGAAGTAGCAGGCTTAAAATCACTATCACCAAATGAACCTAACAGACATGTATAGAACATTCCACTCAACAGACTATTCATTCTTATCAAATCCGTATGGAACATCCTCCAGTACAGGTCAGAAAACAAGTCTTAACAAACTTAAGGTGACTAAAAAGGTGACTAAAATCATTTTAAGTATCCTTTCCTCATCACAGTGGACTGAAAGTAGAACtaaataatagaaagaaaatggaaagctcACAAACATATAGAAACAACGCATTCTTAAACAACtattttctcaagaaaaaaaaagaaaattattaataaaagaagATATCAAGACAAAAACACAATACGAAAAATATGGGATGCATTAAAGTAATAttaaaagggaagtttatagtgatcaacaccacattgaaaaataaaaacttcccaaataaacaacctaaatttacaccacaaggaaccagaaaaagaacaagccaaacacaacttagcagaaggaagaaaataacaaagatagagcagaaatgaatcagagaacagaaaaataatttttaaaattgatgaaaataaaagccatttttctgaaaagataaacaaaattgaaaacctTTAGCTGgattaagagaaaaagaagattcaaataaattcagaaatggaagagaagactttacaaCTGATACTACAGACTGTAATTGTTATgaataattatatgccaacaatCTGGCggctttggaaaaaaatgaaaaccctaGAAACATATATcttaccaagactgaatcaataAGAAGTATAAaacctaaataaacaaataacaaaaaagagatggaaagaagcaATCAGGAGAAAGTCCCCAAAAGGAAAGTCCAAGACCAGATATCTTGATGGGTGAATTCTactaaatatttagagaagaatgAATATCAACTCGTCTTAAACTCTTCCAAATGATAAAAGTAGAACACCAGAAACACTCACTTTAGATTTTACCAGGGATGAGATTTTGACATCCATGGTACTTGGATCTTGTAGGAGGGGTGGCTGTGCGGCCCAGGAGCTACCCCTGTCCAAGGTCAAGAGCAGTAGCccagaggagataccccatgtccaaggtaagagaaacccaagtaagactgtaggtgctaagagagggcatcagagggtagacacactgaaaccacaatcacagacaactagccagtctgatcacatggaccacagccttgtacaactcagtgaaactaagccatgctgtgtggggccacccaagacagatggatcatggtggagaggtctgacagaatgtgggccactggagaagggaatggcaaaccacttcagtagtcttgccttgagaaccccatgaacagtatgaaaaggtaaaaagataggacactgaaaggtaAACTCCCgaggtgggtaggtgcccaataagctactggagatcagtggagaaataactccagaaagaatgaaggcatggagccaaagtaaaaccaacacccagttgtggatgtgactggtgatagacacaaggtccgatgttgtatagagcaatattgcataggaacctggaatgttaggtccataaatcaaggcaaattggaagtggtcaaacaggagatggcaagagttaacatCGACATTCCAGGAATCAACAAACTataatggactagaatgggtaattttaactcagatgaccattatgtctactactgtgggcaggaatcccttagaataaatggagtagccagcatagtcaacaaaagagtctgaaatgcagtgtttggatgcaatctcagaaatgacaggaggatctctgtttgtttccaaggcaaaccattcaatatcacagtaatccaagtctatgccccaacaagtaacactgaagaagctgaagttgaacagttctatgaagacctacaagaccttctaaactaaaacccaaaaaaaaagatgtctttttcattacaggggactggaatgcaaaagtaggaagtcaagaaacacctggaataacaggcaaatttggccacggagtacagaatgaatcagggcaaaggctaatagagttttgcaaagagaacacactggtcatagcaaacaccctcttccaacaatacaagagaagactctacacatggacatcaccagatggccaacactgaaatcagattgattatattctttgcagccaaagatggagaagctctatacagtcagcaaaaacaagaccaggagctgactgtggctcagatcatgaactctttattgccaagttcagactgaaattgaagaaagtggggaaaatcactagaccattcaggtatgacctaaatcaaatcccttatgattatacagtggaagtgagaaataaacttaaggaactagatctgatagagcgcctgatgaactatggacagaggttcatgattgtccaggagacagggatcaagaccatccccaaaaaaaagaaatgcaaaaaggcaaaatggttgtctgaggaggacttacaaatagctgtgaaaagaagagaagtgaaaagcaaaggagaaaaggaaagatataagcatctgaatgcagagttccaaagaatagcaaggagaaataagaaagccttcctcagtgatcaatgcaaagaaatagaagaaaacaatagaatgggaaagactagagatctcttcaagaaaagtagagataccaagggaacatttcatgcaaagatgggctcaataaaggacagaaatgcgatggacctaacagaagcagaagacattaagaggtggcaagaatccacagaagaactgtacaaaaaagatcatcacaacccagataatcatgatggtgtgatcactcacctagagccagacatcctgaaatgtgaagtcaagtgggccttagggagcatcactatgaacaaagctagtggaggtgacagaatcccagttgagctatttcaaattctaaaggatgatgctgtgaaagtgatgcactccataaatcagcaaatttggaaaattcagcagtggccacaggacggaaaaggtccatttttattccaatcccaaagaaaggcaatgacaaagaatgctcaaactatcgcacaattgcactcatctcacacgctagtaaagtaatgctcaaaattctccaagcgaggctgcagcaatacgtgaactgtgaacttccagatgttcaagctggttttagaaaaggcagaggaaccagagatcaaattgccaacatctgctggattatcgaaaaagcaagagagttccagaaaaacatctatttctgctttattgactatgtcaaatcctttgactgcatggatcacaataaattggaaattctgaaagagacgggaataccagaccacctgacctgcctcttgagaaatctgtatgcaggtcaggaagcaaccattagaactggacatggaacaacagactggttccaaataggaaaaggagtacgtcaaggctgtgtattgtcaccctgcttattcaacttatatgtagagtacatcatgagaaatgctgggttggaggaaatacaagctggagtcaagattgctgggagaaataatgacctcagatatgcagatgacaccacccttatggcagaaagtgaagaagaactaaagagtctcttgatgaaagtgaaagaggagagtgaaaaagttggcttaaagctcaacattcagaaaacgaagattatggcatcttgtcccatcacttcatggcaaatagatggtgaaatgGTGGCTGGATTTATTTTGGGgcactccagaatcactgcagatggtgactgcagccaggaaattaaaatacgcttactccttggaaggaaagttatgaccaacctagatagcatattaaaaacagagacattattttgtcaacaaaggtctgtctagtcaaggctatggtttttccagtggtcatgtataagTGTGAGACTTgatccataaagaaagctgagtcctgaagaactgatgcttcagaactggttttggagaagactcttgagagtcccttggactacaaggagatccaaccagtccatcctaaaggagatcagtcctgggtgttcattggaaggactgatgttgaagctgaaactccaatactttggccacctgatgcaaagagctgtttcatttgataagaccctgatgctgggaaagatggagggcagggggagaaggggacaacagaggatgagatggttggatggcatcactgactctatggacatggttttgagtgatctctgggagttggtgatgggaagggaggcctggcatgcttggttcatgtggtcgcaaagagtcggacatgagggACTGTCCTGAACTGATGGTACTTGtggggactgaactgaactgatggtacttGTGAAACCTGATAACACTGGAAGCCAGGGTGGTTGCAATCTATAGTTCTGAGTAATTCTAGCAGAGTAAGTCagtgaagggaagaaaaaaatctctcctaAACCATGATTTCCCCCAAAAAGGTCATACTTATTTACCTAGAATCTACATTTCTTGAAATACttatgaaaggttgttgctgaatgaaaagacagccgggattcttggcctccagaggaaaagaattcaatccaggaccagagatgaggcttgatcgctcagagttTTGTgtaataatgttttattaaagtataaaggagatagagaaagcttctgacgtaggcatcagaaggggtcaaaaagagtacccccttgctagtcttcagctggatgttatatagtcactagcagtctgttaatgaaagaaaggaatgtcttaaaactcagaatggcaccaggcccctcacccataagatgtattttgggataatcttggcaccaaatggttcatcctgggccataaaatgattaacttgaatcttgtagaaggacagattaccatacaaatagtttcatttacatagattaggggaacaatatctgagtattacatactggtttgtcaagtaggttctaaGCCATGAGGcaaaccgacttgaagacagagtttgggataAATgtatagtacattagcatagcttaagacaaacatttccataagaaaaatgcattggttatctcaaggtttgagaatagttaacttcaggtgaaaccaggtgtcattatggcaacacagtattttaagagaaagtgaaagtgaagtcagtcatgtccaactctttgcgaccccatggactgtagcctaacaggttcctctgtccatgggattttccaggcaatagtactggagtggattgccatttccttctccagaggatcttcccgacccagggatggaacccaggtctcccacattgtacacagacgcttaaccgtctgagccaccagggaagtccattttaagagaaacctcctgttaaatttgtatagagaaggaaaaaaatatccctagtttgtttcctcctgccacttaagagagagaaaaatgtctgacagttgcaggctatttcctccatttggagacccctggccttcctgcctattACCTTCTCACTTATTGGATAGGTTTTTGGTTTAGCAAATATTTTACAGCAGCTTTTACATCCTTATTCCTCAAGCTGTAGATTATAGGATTTAGCATGGGAGTCACTACACCATAAAACAGGGAAATGAGCTTGTCAGAAGCTTGCAACTTGTTTTCTCCATGCAGTTCTTGAGACTTAGGTTTGGCATACATAAATAAGATGGTACCATAAAATATAATTACCACAGTCAGATGTGCTGAGCAGGTAGAAAAGGCCTTATGTCTCCCTGTAGCCGAGTTCATTCTCAAGATGGTATAGAGGATGAACATGTAGGAGAAAAATATGACCAGCAGTGGAAGAACTAGAAATGCCATATTTGATACCATCATGGTGATAATATTGAGAGATATATCAGTACAAGCTAGCTTGAGAACAGCTAATATTTCACATGTGAAATGATTGATTACATTATTCTCACAGAAAGGCAATCGCATGGCAAGAGATGTTTGTACAATTGAGTTGATTCCGCCAGAGAGCCATGAAACAGAAGCCATCAGGATATACACCACCTTGCTCATGATGACAGGGTATCTCAGAGggttacagatggccacatagcggtcaaaaGCCATCATGCCAAGGAGCAAACACTCTGTTGAACCCATCGCAAATCCAAAAAACATCTGCACTGCacatccagagaaggaaatgttcCTTTTCTTTGAGATTAAGCTCACCAAAGTTGAAGGAACAGAGGAAGATGTATAGCAGATATCCAGAAAAGAGAGGTTtcccaggaagaagtacatgggggagtGAAGATGGGAATCAAAGATGCTTGCTGTGATCAGAACACCGTTGCCAATTAGAACAACTAGATACATACTTAGAATTACAACAAAGTAAACAATCTCAATCTTTGGGTATTCAGAAAGACCCAGAAGAAGAAATTCTAGCAAAAATGTCTGGTTAATTTTATCCATGTCCTCTGCTTTCAGGATGTCAAAGGAAGATCTTCTGTAAGATATATTCACTGTCAGGAAACAAGTGTTACATGTTACACATTACCTGAACAATtggtttttaaagaatgtattatAAGGAGTATTTGCTTGAAGCCCTAAAGTCCAGTTATCTTCAACAATGTGTATcaacaaaatacaataaaattggaaatgattAAAGTATCTATTCCACTGCCACTATGTGAAGATCTACCTATGATTAAAGAAACATATAGAAGTAACTTTTCCTGCTGTTGAAGACATGTTCCTGGGTTGATGTTTCTAAAACTCCTGACTAATTAGTAATTATAAGCCTGACTTTATCT from Bos indicus x Bos taurus breed Angus x Brahman F1 hybrid chromosome 8, Bos_hybrid_MaternalHap_v2.0, whole genome shotgun sequence includes these protein-coding regions:
- the LOC113897883 gene encoding olfactory receptor 13C3, with the protein product MDKINQTFLLEFLLLGLSEYPKIEIVYFVVILSMYLVVLIGNGVLITASIFDSHLHSPMYFFLGNLSFLDICYTSSSVPSTLVSLISKKRNISFSGCAVQMFFGFAMGSTECLLLGMMAFDRYVAICNPLRYPVIMSKVVYILMASVSWLSGGINSIVQTSLAMRLPFCENNVINHFTCEILAVLKLACTDISLNIITMMVSNMAFLVLPLLVIFFSYMFILYTILRMNSATGRHKAFSTCSAHLTVVIIFYGTILFMYAKPKSQELHGENKLQASDKLISLFYGVVTPMLNPIIYSLRNKDVKAAVKYLLNQKPIQ